One segment of Solanum lycopersicum chromosome 1, SLM_r2.1 DNA contains the following:
- the LOC101249197 gene encoding protein CLP1 homolog, with product MAYGGTNVNPLAATGGSTTVRQVKLEKECELRVEASADSPLRLRLLTGTAEIFGTEIPPGIWLNFPPRLKFAVFTWYGATIEMDGSTETDYTADETPMISYINVHAVLDGRRNRAKASPSDSDTSQGPRVIVVGPTDSGKSTLSRMLLSWAAKQGWKPTFVDLDIGQGSITIPGCVAASPIELPIDPVEGIPLEMPMVYFFGHVTPSANIDQYKVLVKELAKTLETQFSGNAESRASGMVINTMGWIEGVGYELLLHAIDTFNATVILVLGQEKLCSMLKDVLKNRPNVDVVKLQKSGGVVSRNAKVRQKARGYRIREYFYGPSNDLSPHSNVVNFSDLFIYRIGGGPQAPRSALPIGAEPAADPTRLVPVSISRDLLHLVLAVSYAKEQDQIISSNVAGFIYVTDVDLHRKKITYLAPCAGELPSKNLIVATLTWIEN from the exons ATGGCTTATGGAGGCACAAATGTCAATCCATTGGCAGCAACAGGTGGTTCAACAACAGTGAGGCAGGTGAAGTTGGAAAAAGAATGTGAGCTCCGAGTTGAAGCCAGCGCTGACTCGCCTCTCCGTCTTCGGCTCCTAACTGGCACGGCTGAGATTTTTGGGACTGAAATCCCTCCTGGAATCTGGCTCAACTTTCCTCCAAGACTTAAATTTGCA GTTTTTACTTGGTATGGAGCCACAATCGAGATGGACGGTTCCACTGAAACTGATTATACAGCAGATGAG acGCCGATGATAAGTTATATAAATGTCCATGCTGTACTTGATGGACGAAGAAATCGTGCCAAAGCTTCGCCTAGTGATTCCGACACTTCTCAG GGCCCAAGAGTTATTGTTGTGGGACCTACAGATTCTGGCAAGAGTACTCTGTCAAGGATGCTTCTTAGTTGGGCTGCGAAACAGGGATGGAAACCTACTTTTGTTGATTTGGACATAGGTCAAGGATCGATAACTATTCCAGGATGTGTTGCTGCTTCACCAATCGAGTTGCCTATCGATCCAGTTGAAGGAATTCCACTTGAGATGCCTATGGTCTACTTCTTTGGCCATGTGACTCCTAG TGCCAACATAGATCAGTACAAGGTACTCGTCAAGGAGCTTGCTAAGACTCTGGAGACACAATTTTCTGGCAATGCTGAATCTCGAGCTTCAGGCATGGTAATAAATACAATGGGATGGATAGAGGGAGTTGGTTATGAG TTGCTACTCCATGCGATTGATACATTCAATGCCACAGTTATTCTTGTCTTGGGTCAG GAAAAACTTTGCAGCATGCTAAAAGATGTATTGAAGAATCGACCCAATGTGGATGTGGTGAAACTTCAAAAATCTGGTGGTGTTGTATCAAGGAATGCTAAAGTACGGCAGAAAGCAAGGGGCTATAGAATACGG GAATATTTTTATGGCCCTTCGAATGATCTTTCACCACATTCTAATGTGGTGAACTTCAGTGACTTGTTCATCTACCGAATAGGGGGTGGACCACAAGCTCCACGCTCAGCTTTACCTATTGGTGCAGAGCCTGCTGCAGATCCTACAAGATTGGTTCCTGTTAGTATCAGTCGAGACTTGCTCCATTTGGTTCTTGCTGTTTCATATGCCAAAGAACAAGATCAAATAATTTCCAG TAATGTTGCTGGATTCATCTATGTAACTGACGTAGACTTACACAG GAAAAAGATAACATACCTTGCACCATGTGCTGGAGAACTTCCGAGCAAAAACTTAATTGTGGCAACCTTAACATGGATCGAAAACTGA